In a genomic window of Pseudomonas putida:
- a CDS encoding DUF1329 domain-containing protein: protein MKITKSLFHAGVLGLSLLATSVMAAVPAAEADKLGKSLTPMGAEMAGNADGSIPAWKPLPKNAGTVDSKGFLSDPFASEKPLFTITAQNVEQYKDKLAPGQYAMFKRYPDTYKMPVYPSHRGATVPDDVFAAIKKNATNTELVSGGNGLKNFETAVPFPIPKSGVEVIWNHITRYRGGSVTRLVTQATPQANGSFSLVYFQDQFVFRDKMKDYDPKNPGNILFYFKQKVTAPARLAGGVLLVHETLDQVAEPRSAWVYNAGQRRVRRAPQVSYDGPGTAADGLRTSDNLDMYNGAPDRYDWKLEGKKEMYIASDAYKLDDPKLKYADIIKAGHINQDLARYELRRVWHVVATLKEGQRHIYAKRDFYIDEDTWQAAVIDHYDGRNQLWRVAEAHAQPYYNVQVPWYTLEALYDLQSGRYLALGMKNEEKSAYDFGFTATTADFTPNALRQDGIR from the coding sequence ATGAAAATTACAAAAAGTCTGTTCCACGCCGGTGTTCTGGGACTTTCGCTGCTGGCGACCAGCGTAATGGCGGCAGTCCCGGCGGCCGAAGCGGACAAGCTGGGCAAGAGCCTGACCCCGATGGGCGCGGAAATGGCGGGTAACGCCGACGGTTCGATCCCGGCCTGGAAACCGCTGCCGAAGAATGCCGGCACCGTCGACAGCAAGGGCTTCCTGTCCGATCCGTTCGCCAGTGAAAAGCCGTTGTTCACCATCACGGCGCAGAACGTCGAGCAGTACAAGGACAAGCTCGCACCTGGCCAGTACGCGATGTTCAAGCGCTACCCGGACACCTACAAGATGCCGGTCTACCCGTCCCATCGCGGTGCGACCGTGCCGGATGACGTGTTCGCCGCCATCAAGAAAAACGCCACCAACACAGAGCTGGTATCCGGTGGCAACGGGCTGAAGAACTTCGAGACCGCCGTACCGTTTCCGATTCCGAAAAGCGGTGTCGAGGTGATCTGGAACCACATCACCCGCTATCGCGGCGGCAGCGTGACTCGACTGGTCACTCAGGCCACGCCGCAGGCCAACGGCTCGTTCAGCCTGGTGTACTTCCAGGACCAGTTCGTGTTCCGCGACAAGATGAAGGATTACGATCCGAAGAACCCGGGCAACATCCTGTTCTACTTCAAGCAGAAAGTGACCGCGCCGGCACGTCTGGCCGGTGGTGTGCTGCTAGTGCACGAAACCCTCGACCAGGTCGCCGAGCCGCGTTCGGCGTGGGTCTACAACGCCGGTCAGCGTCGTGTGCGTCGTGCACCGCAAGTGTCCTATGACGGCCCGGGTACAGCCGCCGACGGTCTGCGCACTTCCGACAACCTCGACATGTACAACGGTGCGCCGGATCGTTACGACTGGAAGCTGGAAGGCAAGAAAGAGATGTACATCGCCTCCGACGCTTACAAGCTCGACGATCCGAAGCTCAAGTACGCCGACATCATCAAGGCAGGTCACATCAACCAGGATCTGGCCCGTTACGAGTTGCGTCGCGTCTGGCACGTGGTGGCGACTTTGAAGGAAGGTCAGCGCCACATCTACGCCAAGCGTGACTTCTACATCGACGAAGACACCTGGCAAGCGGCGGTGATCGACCACTACGACGGTCGCAACCAGCTCTGGCGCGTGGCGGAAGCTCATGCCCAGCCTTACTACAACGTTCAGGTGCCGTGGTACACCCTGGAAGCCCTGTACGACCTGCAGTCGGGTCGCTATCTGGCACTGGGCATGAAGAACGAAGAGAAGTCGGCATATGACTTCGGCTTCACCGCGACCACCGCGGACTTCACCCCGAACGCCCTGCGTCAGGATGGCATTCGTTAA
- a CDS encoding LuxR C-terminal-related transcriptional regulator — MTDLSPPPGPASIAIAALDGRFYRPPLPDGHVLRPRLCERLSAGLDGRLLLVSAPAGFGKSSLAVEFCQSLPGHWQSLWLGLSPRDSDPGRFLERLLEGLQDFYPQLGRQSLGLLKMRQRHQPFAFEEWLDGLLDELAVQLSTATPLLLVLDDYHLAQGPVLDRCLQFFLNHLPDGLLVMVTSRQRPDWHLARLRLSRQLLELHEQDLRLTHDEALSLLDRHSSSLRGEALEALIQRSEGWVAGLRFWLLAASEAGTHGALPQTLHGGEGLIRDYLLEEVIDCLPAEVQAFLYDTAPQERFCSELCDAVRDAHDSAEILRFLAAHQVFLVPLDEHGHWYRYHHLFSDLLRSRPAVQSMVPAASLHLRACRWFNAQGLLDEAVEQALRAGHLDVAANLVQNLSEEQLLAEQNVGMLLRWKMDLPDSLLISTPRLIVLYSWALGLACQLDAAEELAAHLSRFLPAPSATAQKSMLAQWLALSGIIARGRGNRELTLRYCTEALESLPAKRYGQRLMCLSTLSNLAIADGDLWRARQLNRDSLELAQRVGNPLFEALTHYDRARVLQARGEILRAMDEVRQGLRRLQGLSPQRLYAVRARLTLYEGFLLALRLQPHAARQRLQVGLSEARACRDISVLIGHCVIARLEGSSGEFAKAFAELAEAERLMHIWDVPPIYYLAMITLVKCELWLAQGRIDLAEAWLARLGQTYNGEHPAAPPEFHPQLPLHIELQQALLEVIQGQPMLAEGRLNALLEHGQQTGRQMLSAMALTQKVSLLLGAGREPEARKALGHALDAAAGGILQPFDRLLAEHPDWLRGQLPCGALTTVAQDLVDKLPAQSARSALEVAPVSEQLSTRELAVLRLIAQGCSNQEISDQLFISLHTVKTHASHINSKLGVERRTQAVARAKELGVLG; from the coding sequence ATGACTGATCTGTCCCCACCACCAGGTCCTGCAAGCATCGCTATCGCGGCGTTGGACGGGCGTTTTTATCGACCGCCATTGCCCGATGGTCATGTGCTGCGTCCGCGGCTTTGCGAACGTCTGAGCGCGGGGCTCGATGGCCGGCTGCTATTGGTGAGTGCGCCAGCGGGGTTCGGCAAGAGCTCGTTGGCGGTGGAGTTCTGCCAGTCGCTGCCGGGTCATTGGCAGAGCTTGTGGCTGGGGTTGAGTCCACGGGACAGTGATCCTGGCCGCTTCCTCGAACGGCTGCTCGAGGGCCTGCAGGACTTTTACCCGCAATTGGGCAGGCAGTCCCTGGGGCTGCTGAAAATGCGCCAGCGCCATCAGCCTTTTGCCTTCGAGGAATGGCTCGACGGATTGCTCGATGAACTGGCCGTGCAGCTGTCGACAGCAACGCCGCTGTTACTGGTGCTCGATGACTATCATCTGGCCCAGGGGCCGGTACTCGATCGTTGCCTGCAGTTTTTCCTCAATCACCTTCCCGACGGTTTACTGGTGATGGTCACCAGCCGTCAGCGACCTGACTGGCATCTGGCGCGCCTGCGCCTGTCGCGGCAGTTGCTGGAGTTGCATGAACAGGACCTGCGTCTGACCCATGACGAAGCCCTGAGCTTGCTCGATCGCCACAGCAGCTCCCTGCGTGGCGAGGCGCTGGAAGCGCTGATCCAACGCAGTGAAGGCTGGGTCGCCGGATTGCGTTTCTGGCTGCTGGCAGCGTCGGAAGCCGGCACTCATGGCGCACTGCCCCAGACGCTTCACGGTGGGGAAGGGCTGATCCGCGACTACCTGCTTGAAGAAGTCATCGATTGCCTGCCCGCCGAAGTGCAAGCTTTCCTCTACGACACCGCGCCCCAGGAGCGTTTCTGCAGCGAACTGTGCGACGCCGTTCGCGATGCCCACGACAGCGCTGAAATCCTGCGCTTCCTGGCGGCTCATCAGGTGTTTCTGGTGCCGCTGGATGAGCATGGTCACTGGTATCGCTATCACCATCTGTTTTCCGATCTGTTGCGTTCGCGGCCTGCCGTCCAGTCGATGGTGCCGGCTGCGAGCCTGCACTTGCGTGCCTGCCGCTGGTTCAATGCTCAGGGTTTGCTTGACGAGGCGGTAGAGCAGGCATTGCGCGCCGGACATCTGGATGTCGCGGCGAACCTGGTGCAAAACCTTTCGGAAGAGCAACTGCTGGCCGAGCAGAATGTCGGCATGTTGCTGCGCTGGAAAATGGACTTGCCTGACAGCCTGCTGATCAGCACGCCACGGCTGATCGTGCTCTACAGCTGGGCGTTGGGGTTGGCCTGTCAGCTGGACGCTGCTGAGGAATTGGCCGCGCATTTGAGCCGTTTCCTGCCGGCGCCATCGGCCACTGCGCAAAAGTCGATGCTGGCCCAATGGCTGGCCCTTAGCGGGATCATCGCCCGCGGGCGCGGCAATCGTGAACTCACGCTGCGCTATTGCACCGAAGCGCTGGAGAGCCTGCCCGCCAAACGCTATGGCCAGCGTTTGATGTGCCTGTCCACGCTGTCCAATCTGGCGATTGCCGACGGTGACTTGTGGCGTGCACGCCAGTTGAACCGTGATTCCCTGGAGCTGGCACAACGTGTCGGCAACCCGTTGTTCGAAGCGCTGACCCATTACGACCGCGCGCGGGTGCTGCAAGCGCGAGGGGAGATCCTTCGCGCCATGGATGAAGTCCGGCAGGGGCTGCGTCGCCTGCAAGGGCTGTCACCGCAACGCCTGTATGCCGTTCGCGCACGGTTGACGTTGTACGAGGGTTTTCTGCTGGCGCTGCGCCTGCAACCGCACGCCGCGCGCCAGCGCTTGCAGGTCGGCTTGAGCGAAGCGCGGGCCTGTCGCGATATCAGTGTGCTGATCGGCCATTGCGTGATTGCCCGGCTCGAAGGCAGCAGCGGGGAGTTCGCCAAGGCCTTTGCCGAGCTGGCCGAAGCCGAGCGACTGATGCACATCTGGGACGTGCCGCCGATTTACTATCTGGCAATGATCACCCTGGTCAAATGCGAGCTGTGGCTGGCCCAGGGGCGCATCGATCTGGCGGAAGCCTGGCTGGCGCGACTGGGGCAGACCTACAACGGAGAACACCCGGCCGCACCACCGGAATTCCACCCGCAGTTGCCGTTGCACATCGAGTTGCAGCAAGCCTTGCTGGAAGTGATTCAAGGGCAACCCATGCTGGCCGAAGGACGCTTGAATGCGCTGCTCGAGCACGGCCAGCAAACCGGTCGGCAGATGTTGAGCGCGATGGCATTGACGCAAAAAGTCTCGCTATTGCTCGGCGCCGGGCGTGAGCCCGAGGCACGCAAGGCATTGGGGCACGCACTGGACGCTGCCGCCGGCGGCATTCTGCAACCCTTCGACAGGTTGCTGGCTGAACATCCCGACTGGCTTCGCGGGCAGTTGCCATGCGGCGCGTTGACGACCGTTGCCCAGGACCTCGTCGATAAACTTCCGGCACAATCTGCGCGTTCTGCCCTGGAGGTCGCTCCTGTTTCCGAGCAACTGAGTACCCGGGAACTGGCAGTCCTGCGCCTGATCGCACAGGGTTGCTCGAATCAGGAAATCAGCGACCAGCTGTTCATTTCCCTGCACACGGTCAAGACCCACGCCAGCCATATCAACAGCAAGCTTGGCGTCGAGCGGCGGACACAGGCGGTGGCGCGGGCGAAGGAACTGGGGGTTTTGGGTTAA